The Rhizobium sp. WSM4643 genome window below encodes:
- a CDS encoding DUF2934 domain-containing protein, which produces MKNSARRKTSKGTTDGGRPEAPPADAGGRKMARRAANQIDRQSGSPAASRDEEIRKRAYSLWEKEGRPEGKHGRHWTLAEHELDAQQGEADNPPNLAALREASREHTDAFLVKTDLEDADQREASPGTREQD; this is translated from the coding sequence ATGAAAAACTCGGCACGACGCAAGACAAGCAAAGGTACGACCGACGGCGGCCGGCCGGAAGCCCCACCCGCGGACGCAGGCGGACGGAAAATGGCTCGGCGAGCCGCAAACCAAATCGATAGGCAGAGCGGGTCGCCAGCAGCCAGCCGCGACGAGGAGATCCGAAAAAGGGCGTACTCCCTGTGGGAGAAAGAAGGAAGACCGGAAGGCAAGCACGGGCGTCACTGGACTCTCGCCGAGCATGAACTCGATGCGCAGCAGGGCGAAGCCGACAACCCTCCAAATCTCGCAGCACTGCGAGAGGCCTCGCGCGAACATACCGATGCATTCCTCGTCAAGACGGATCTCGAGGATGCGGATCAACGCGAAGCCTCCCCCGGTACGCGCGAACAGGATTGA